A window of the Gordonia humi genome harbors these coding sequences:
- a CDS encoding SDR family oxidoreductase produces MSRRRVAIVTGGGRGIGAAVCERLASDGFAVAVNYARSADAAAGVVARIEENGGEARAFEADIADPAQAERLTVAVAESLGPPSVLINNAGMNSAAAARRQSPDEWDRIIGVNLSGAFYCSHFVLPHMYELGWGRIVFVSSPSGGRRPAPAVSAYSAAKAGLVGMTRSLAQEVARRGITVNAVMPGYVATDITASAGDAAVESLERSWPRIPAESVASTVAFLVGDDAADVSGEEIGVWRGGPVSI; encoded by the coding sequence ATGAGTCGACGAAGGGTCGCGATCGTGACCGGAGGCGGCCGCGGCATCGGCGCCGCCGTCTGTGAACGGCTGGCATCGGACGGGTTCGCCGTCGCGGTGAATTACGCACGCAGCGCGGACGCCGCGGCCGGGGTCGTGGCGCGGATCGAGGAGAACGGCGGGGAGGCTCGGGCGTTCGAGGCCGACATCGCCGATCCCGCGCAGGCGGAGCGTCTGACCGTCGCCGTGGCCGAGAGCCTCGGCCCGCCGAGCGTGCTGATCAACAACGCGGGAATGAACAGCGCCGCGGCCGCCCGACGGCAGTCGCCGGACGAGTGGGACCGGATCATCGGTGTCAACCTCAGCGGCGCCTTCTACTGCTCGCACTTCGTGCTGCCGCACATGTACGAACTCGGGTGGGGTCGGATCGTCTTCGTCAGCAGCCCGTCCGGCGGCCGGCGGCCCGCGCCCGCGGTGAGCGCGTACTCCGCGGCGAAGGCCGGGCTCGTGGGGATGACGCGCAGCCTGGCACAGGAGGTCGCGCGTCGTGGGATCACTGTGAACGCGGTGATGCCCGGCTACGTGGCCACCGACATCACCGCGTCGGCAGGCGACGCGGCCGTCGAATCGCTCGAACGGTCCTGGCCGAGGATTCCCGCCGAATCGGTCGCCTCGACGGTCGCCTTCCTGGTCGGCGATGACGCCGCCGACGTCTCGGGTGAGGAGATCGGCGTCTGGCGGGGCGGACCGGTGTCGATCTAG
- a CDS encoding mycofactocin-coupled SDR family oxidoreductase, with protein sequence MARLDGKVAFITGIARGQGRSHAIRLAEEGAAIIGIDICDQLPTVFYPMATQEDLAETERLVKEVGGRIVTRIGDVRKREDIESALQAGIEQFGHVDTIIANAGIMPVIGPGEQRQAWFDAVDVMLTGVWQVMDVVTPILQEQGRGGTITITSSAAGLRSIGLNTLPGQAGYTASKHGVVGLMRLYSKQLAKDFIRVNTIHPTGVNTPMVANAEYGEFLAANPEAATDDAYKNPMPVELVEAIDISNAIVFLASDEARYVTGVTMPVDAGYNNR encoded by the coding sequence ATGGCTCGACTAGACGGAAAAGTGGCGTTCATCACCGGCATCGCCCGCGGTCAGGGGCGATCGCACGCGATACGCCTCGCGGAGGAGGGCGCGGCGATCATCGGTATCGACATCTGCGACCAGTTGCCGACGGTCTTCTACCCGATGGCCACCCAGGAGGATCTCGCCGAGACCGAACGACTCGTCAAGGAGGTCGGCGGCCGGATCGTCACCCGGATCGGCGACGTACGCAAGCGCGAGGACATCGAATCGGCGTTGCAGGCGGGCATCGAACAGTTCGGTCACGTCGACACGATCATCGCCAACGCGGGCATCATGCCGGTTATCGGTCCGGGCGAGCAGCGACAGGCCTGGTTCGACGCGGTCGACGTGATGCTCACCGGCGTCTGGCAGGTCATGGACGTCGTCACCCCGATCCTGCAGGAGCAGGGGCGGGGCGGCACCATCACCATCACGAGTTCGGCGGCGGGACTGCGCAGCATCGGTCTCAACACGCTGCCGGGCCAGGCCGGGTACACGGCGTCCAAGCACGGCGTGGTCGGTCTCATGCGGCTGTACTCCAAACAACTGGCCAAGGACTTCATCCGGGTCAACACGATCCACCCGACCGGGGTCAACACCCCGATGGTCGCGAACGCCGAGTACGGCGAGTTCCTGGCGGCCAACCCGGAGGCGGCCACCGACGACGCGTACAAGAATCCGATGCCCGTCGAACTGGTCGAGGCGATCGACATCAGCAACGCGATCGTGTTCCTGGCGTCCGACGAGGCGCGATACGTGACCGGGGTGACCATGCCGGTCGACGCGGGCTACAACAACCGCTGA
- a CDS encoding alpha/beta fold hydrolase yields the protein MTLEHDPRAFRGDGVALAASTWRPDGPREGTVLLLHGGGQTRHSWQRTGARLAEHGWNVHAIDLRGHGDSQWAPDGDYRIAAHARDVRAVASSLPERPILVGASLGGMASLMAQAEDPTLARALVLVDITPKARPEGLARIHDFMARGVAGFDSLDDALDAVVAYNPNRRRRPRIDGLRKNLRERDGRWYWHWDPRILAQRENSPEAAAERERAARAAARSVRVPTLLVRGAQSDVVSDDGVRDLLGSIPGARHVDVAGAGHMVSGDDNDVLSTGIVDFCDDVPRSA from the coding sequence ATGACGCTCGAACACGATCCGCGCGCCTTCCGCGGCGACGGCGTCGCCCTGGCCGCCAGCACGTGGCGACCCGACGGCCCGCGCGAGGGGACGGTTCTTCTCCTGCACGGGGGCGGACAGACCCGGCACTCCTGGCAGCGCACCGGTGCGCGTCTGGCCGAGCACGGTTGGAACGTCCACGCGATCGACCTCCGCGGCCACGGCGACAGTCAGTGGGCGCCCGACGGCGACTATCGCATCGCCGCCCACGCGCGCGATGTGCGTGCGGTCGCATCGTCTCTCCCCGAACGCCCGATTCTCGTCGGTGCCTCGCTCGGCGGCATGGCGTCGCTGATGGCGCAGGCGGAGGATCCGACGCTCGCTCGTGCGCTCGTCCTGGTCGACATCACCCCGAAGGCACGGCCCGAGGGGTTGGCCAGGATCCACGACTTCATGGCGCGGGGCGTCGCCGGATTCGACTCCCTCGACGACGCACTGGACGCGGTGGTCGCCTACAACCCGAACCGTCGTCGACGGCCCCGGATCGACGGTCTGCGCAAGAATCTGCGCGAGCGCGACGGTCGGTGGTACTGGCACTGGGATCCGCGGATCCTCGCGCAGCGCGAGAACTCGCCGGAGGCCGCCGCCGAACGCGAGCGGGCCGCCCGGGCGGCGGCTCGGAGCGTCCGAGTGCCGACCCTGCTGGTCCGCGGCGCCCAGTCGGACGTCGTGTCCGACGACGGCGTGCGCGATCTGCTCGGTTCGATCCCCGGCGCGCGACACGTCGACGTGGCCGGAGCCGGGCACATGGTGTCCGGCGACGACAACGACGTGTTGAGCACGGGGATCGTCGACTTCTGCGACGACGTGCCGCGGTCGGCCTGA
- a CDS encoding PDR/VanB family oxidoreductase, whose amino-acid sequence MTTSRTLRVSAKEVVADQVASLVLEDADGRPLEAWTPGAHIDVELDNGLVRQYSLCGDPSDEQWRIAVLREPDGRGGSAYVHDSLDVDATLSTHGPRNHFEFVEAPSYLFVAGGIGITPLLPMMREATAAGREWRLLYGGRTRTSMAFADELTRSHPDRVELAPADEVGLLDLESALADTGDGAVVYCCGPEPLLSAIEEVSDRLGVALHVERFSPKETTGDEVDTAFEVELAQSGTTVQVAADQSILAAVLAAGVDADFSCQEGTCGTCEVAVLDGEIDHRDSVLDEEEAAAGDVMMICVSRCRSKRLVIDL is encoded by the coding sequence ATGACGACATCGAGAACCCTTCGTGTGAGCGCCAAGGAGGTGGTCGCCGATCAGGTCGCCTCGCTTGTTCTCGAAGACGCCGACGGGCGACCGCTCGAGGCGTGGACACCGGGGGCGCACATCGATGTCGAACTCGACAACGGGCTGGTCCGTCAGTACTCGCTGTGCGGCGATCCATCCGATGAACAGTGGCGCATCGCCGTGCTCCGCGAGCCGGACGGCCGGGGCGGATCGGCCTACGTGCACGACAGCCTGGACGTCGACGCGACCCTCAGCACGCACGGTCCGCGCAATCATTTCGAGTTCGTCGAGGCGCCGTCGTACCTGTTCGTGGCCGGCGGCATCGGCATCACTCCGCTGCTCCCGATGATGCGTGAAGCGACCGCCGCGGGGCGAGAGTGGCGACTGCTGTACGGCGGCCGCACGCGGACCAGCATGGCGTTCGCCGACGAGTTGACGCGGTCGCACCCCGACCGGGTGGAACTCGCACCCGCGGACGAGGTGGGACTCCTCGATCTCGAGTCCGCGCTCGCGGACACCGGTGACGGCGCCGTCGTCTACTGCTGCGGTCCGGAGCCCCTGCTGTCGGCGATCGAGGAGGTCAGCGACCGTCTCGGCGTCGCACTCCACGTGGAGCGCTTCTCGCCGAAGGAGACCACCGGCGACGAGGTCGACACCGCGTTCGAGGTCGAGCTCGCACAGTCGGGCACGACGGTGCAGGTGGCCGCCGACCAGTCGATCCTGGCCGCCGTCCTCGCCGCGGGCGTCGACGCCGACTTCTCCTGTCAGGAGGGGACCTGCGGCACCTGCGAGGTCGCCGTGCTCGACGGCGAGATCGACCACCGCGACTCGGTGCTCGACGAGGAGGAGGCGGCGGCGGGCGACGTGATGATGATCTGCGTGTCACGCTGCCGCTCGAAGCGACTGGTGATCGACCTGTGA
- a CDS encoding TetR family transcriptional regulator yields MSGEDASDAILTAAETCFERFGITKTTMEDVARAAEVSRATVYRCFADRDSLIMASVMRRARSRHAEARAYIENWPSLADRVVEGMVHDVLRGRRDPMMHLLVSPEEMELSTQLLWRSGEAVRLTGELWAPVLQDAQRLGELSRDVDIVLLTEWIAELEMTFISQSDGSDESVDRFRAKLRAFLVPSLLPRLD; encoded by the coding sequence GTGAGCGGCGAGGACGCGTCCGACGCGATCCTCACCGCTGCGGAGACGTGCTTCGAGCGGTTCGGCATCACGAAGACGACGATGGAGGACGTCGCCCGCGCGGCCGAGGTGTCGCGGGCGACGGTGTACCGCTGTTTCGCCGACCGCGACAGTCTGATCATGGCGTCGGTGATGCGGCGTGCTCGCAGCCGACATGCCGAGGCGCGCGCCTACATCGAGAACTGGCCGTCGCTGGCCGACCGAGTCGTCGAGGGCATGGTGCACGACGTGCTTCGCGGCAGGCGAGATCCGATGATGCACCTGCTCGTCTCCCCGGAGGAGATGGAGCTCTCGACGCAGCTCCTATGGCGCTCCGGTGAAGCCGTTCGGCTCACCGGTGAGCTGTGGGCGCCGGTGCTCCAGGACGCGCAGCGGCTCGGCGAGCTGAGCCGGGACGTCGACATCGTGTTGCTCACCGAGTGGATCGCCGAGTTGGAGATGACGTTCATCAGCCAGTCCGACGGCAGCGACGAGTCGGTCGACCGCTTTCGCGCCAAGCTCCGCGCGTTCCTCGTGCCGTCGCTGCTTCCGCGACTGGACTGA